The following proteins come from a genomic window of Diorhabda carinulata isolate Delta chromosome X, icDioCari1.1, whole genome shotgun sequence:
- the LOC130901014 gene encoding venom serine carboxypeptidase-like, whose protein sequence is MPSSIVSIFLLIVCISNFDFGLKYEDNDLGQPLFLTPLIENNQISEARRLAEVPSDIFKNVKSYSGYFTVDKNFDSNLFFWFFPAKECYENAPVILWLQGGPGAPSLYAIFNENGPFILKPELELNPYSWTNTHSIIYIDSPVQTGYSFTVNGFAQNETKVGEHLYEALKQFFIIFPELQTNEFFVAGESYAGKYVPAASYTILKKNPTADMKINLKGMAIGSGLCDPENQMKYGEYLYQIGLVDTSGKKKFEHLEKELLTAIRNKNFHKAYLLFDDLLNGDKNGGNTLFKNLTGYNQYFNYLYIGNSKNKGVDLSFTEFIETSNVRKAIHVGDLIYHDGKEVKQHLLEDLMQSVAPWISELLSNIRVLFFNGQLDIIVAYPLTENFLKHLDFDAAEEYKTAVRRKWYVGNELAGYMKQAGNLTEIVVRNSGHMVPKDKPEIALNLIAQFTRNCFHNVSIRKNL, encoded by the exons ATGCCTTCATCaattgtatcaatatttttgcttATTGTATGTATTagtaattttgattttggattAAAATATGAAGACAACGACTTAGGACAACCTTTATTCTTAACACCACTTATTGAAAATAACCAGATATCAGAAGCAAGAAGACTAGCTGAAGTACcatctgatatttttaaaaatgtaaaaagttaCTCAGGATATTTCAcagtagataaaaattttgattcaaactTGTTCTTTTGGTTTTTCCCAGCTAAAGAATGTTATGAAAATGCACCTGTGATACTTTGGTTACAAGGAGGTCCAGGTGCTCCATCGTTGTACGCTATATTCAATGAAAACGGACCATTTATACTGAAACCAGAGCTGGAATTAAATCCTTACTCGTGGACCAACACCCACTCAATTATATACATCGACAGTCCAGTCCAAACAGGTTACAGTTTTACAGTTAATGGTTTTGCTCAAAACGAAACAAAAGTTGGTGAACATCTTTATGAAGCATTGAaacagtttttcattatttttcccgAGTTACAAACTAATGAATTTTTCGTAGCTGGGGAGTCGTATGCAGGAAAATATGTTCCGGCAGCTTCTTACACTATCCTCAAAAAGAACCCAACTGCTGATATGAAAATTAACTTGAAAGGTATGGCTATTGGAAGCGGACTATGTGATCCTGAGAATCAGATGAAATATGGTGAATATCTGTATCAAATTGGGTTGGTAGATACTTCAGGGAAGAAAAAGTTTGAACATCTGGAAAAAGAGT tatTAACAGCCattcgtaataaaaattttcacaaagctTATCTACTATTCGATGATCTTTTAAATGGAGATAAAAATGGAGGAAATACTCTTTTCAAGAATTTAACAGGCTACAACcagtattttaattatttgtacatTGGAAATTCAAAGAATAAAGGTGTGGATTTGAGCTTCACAGAATTTATAGAAACTTCAAATGTACGTAAAGCAATTCATGTTGGGGATTTAATTTACCATGATGGAAAGGAAGTTAAACAACATTTGTTAGAAGATTTGATGCAGTCTGTAGCTCCTTGGATTTCAGAATTGCTTAGTAATATAAGGgttcttttttttaatggtCAATTAGATATTATAGTTGCTTATCCTCTGactgaaaactttttgaaacatTTGGACTTTGATGCTGCTGAAGAATACAAAACAGCTGTTAGGCGTAAATGGTACGTTGGGAACGAATTAGCTGGGTACATGAAACAAGCAGGAAATTTGACTGAAATTGTAGTTAGAAACTCAGGGCATATGGTACCTAAGGATAAACCCGAAATAGCACTGAATCTTATCGCACAATTTACTAGAAATTGTTTTCATAATGTGTCTATCCGAAAAAacttgtag
- the LOC130901842 gene encoding venom serine carboxypeptidase-like has product MYLLSVNIRKLIILVLVVCLSGQITHSSFINVYPKIPTEEITDDPGVPLILTPFIEQNRIQDALLASTVYFNGFKKTKSYSGYLTVDKTFNSNLFFWFFPALNDYSNAPVILWLQGGPGASSLIGLFGEIGPFKVKPEKGLKIRPFSWVETHSVIYIDSPVGTGYSFTNGGYAQNETKVGEDLYVALIQFFTLFPELQKNDFYVSGESYGGKYAPAIAYTIHKNNPQAKLKINLRGITIGNGFCDPEHQINYGDYLYQLGLIDSNYQQIFQQIEQQGVKYIQNQQYEKAAELFNNLLDGSFSNSSSLFTNATGFQNYFNFLYPTDPNGLEIQYAGKYVQRNDVRAAIHVGATPFGTVAETVEKNLQGDLMQSVKSWISELLNYYRIIFYNGQLDIIVAYPLTVNFLQNLEFNSAAQYKTAKRYPWYVGTDLAGYVKQAGNLTEILVRNAGHMVPADQTQWAFDLINRFTKNKPFHNKTMK; this is encoded by the exons atGTATTTGCTAAGTGTAAATAtaagaaaactaataattttagtgTTAGTTGTGTGTTTATCTGGCCAAATAACCCATTCAAGTTTTATTAATGTTTATCCAAAAATTCCTACAGAAGAAATCACCGATGATCCCGGGGTTCCCCTTATATTAACTCCTTTCATTGAACAAAACAGGATACAGGATGCATTATTAGCTTCAACTGTATATTTTAATGGTTTTAAGAAAACTAAGAGCTATTCAGGCTATTTAACAGTGGATAAAACTTTTAACTCTAAcctatttttttggtttttcccaGCCTTAAATGATTACTCGAACGCTCCAGTTATTTTGTGGCTTCAAGGAGGTCCAGGTGCTTCTTCCTTAATTGGTCTATTTGGAGAAATAGGTCCATTTAAAGTAAAACCTGAGAAGGGATTAAAAATTCGACCATTTTCATGGGTGGAAACACATTCTGTTATCTACATAGATAGCCCAGTAGGGACTGGCTACAGCTTCACAAATGGTGGTTATGCTCAAAACGAAACGAAAGTCGGAGAGGATTTATATGTTGCTCTTATACAATTTTTCACTCTATTTCCTGAGTTGCAGAAAAATGATTTCTATGTATCTGGAGAATCTTACG GTGGGAAATATGCACCTGCCATTGCTTATACTATCCACAAAAACAATCCTCAAGCCAAACTGAAAATCAATTTGCGTGGTATAACCATAGGAAATGGCTTTTGTGATCCAGAGCATCAGATAAACTATGGtgattatttatatcaattaggATTAATTGATTCCAATTATCAACAGATTTTTCAGCAAATTGAACAACAAG GTGTCAAATACATACAAAATCAACAATATGAAAAAGCTGCTGAATTATTCAACAACTTATTGGATGGCAGTTTTAGCAATAGTTCTTCACTCTTTACAAATGCAACTGGATTCcagaattatttcaattttttatacccTACAGATCCCAATGGATTAGAAATACAATATGCAGGAAAATATGTACAAAGAAACGATGTTAGAGCGGCGATACATGTAGGCGCAACACCATTCGGTACTGTAGCTGAGacagtagaaaaaaatttacaaggGGATTTAATGCAAAGCGTTAAATCTTGGATATCTGAACTACTGAATTATTACAggataatattttacaatggaCAATTAGATATAATCGTTGCTTATCCTTTAACAGTAAACTTCTTACAGAATTTGGAATTTAACAGTGCTGCGCAGTATAAGACGGCTAAAAGGTACCCTTGGTATGTTGGTACTGATTTAGCAGGTTATGTAAAACAAGCTGGAAATTTGACTGAAATATTGGTGAGAAATGCTGGTCACATGGTACCAGCAGATCAAACACAATGGGCTTTTGATCTTATTaatagatttacaaaaaataaaccttttcataataaaacaatgaaataa